A single Paracoccus pantotrophus DNA region contains:
- a CDS encoding helix-turn-helix domain-containing protein: protein MGHHVGEDIRSLRKSRGMTLHELAGDVGRSVGWLSQVERGQTAPSVHDLGQIADRLGVNISFFFRSSSRAPEERGLVLRAADRTPIGSQESGLVEELLSPTLSGSFEMIKSTFAPRSSSGGRRKARPKEDGGVLISGRLTLIVGDREIRLEPGDSFQFRETDYAWRNDGDEPAIAIWIVSPPIY, encoded by the coding sequence ATGGGCCATCACGTTGGCGAAGACATCCGGTCGCTGCGCAAGTCGCGGGGCATGACGCTGCATGAGCTTGCGGGCGATGTCGGGCGCTCGGTCGGCTGGCTGAGCCAGGTCGAGCGCGGGCAGACCGCGCCGTCGGTCCACGACCTGGGGCAGATCGCGGACCGGCTGGGGGTGAACATCAGCTTCTTCTTCCGGTCCTCCAGCCGGGCGCCCGAGGAACGCGGTCTGGTCCTGCGCGCGGCGGACCGGACACCCATCGGCTCGCAGGAAAGCGGCCTCGTCGAGGAGTTGCTGTCGCCGACGCTCAGCGGCTCGTTCGAGATGATCAAGTCCACCTTCGCGCCGCGTTCCTCCAGCGGCGGGCGGCGCAAGGCGCGGCCGAAGGAGGACGGCGGCGTCCTGATCTCGGGCCGCCTGACCCTGATCGTCGGCGACCGCGAGATCCGGCTGGAGCCCGGCGACAGCTTCCAGTTCCGCGAGACCGATTATGCCTGGCGCAATGACGGCGACGAACCGGCCATCGCCATCTGGATCGTCTCGCCGCCGATCTACTAG
- a CDS encoding AbrB family transcriptional regulator, with product MLAAVPGSIDSIAILAIGTGADIAFAMSLQTLRRFAVVIVGPLIATGVAHMRHRQRQGRGRM from the coding sequence ATGCTGGCCGCCGTGCCGGGCAGCATCGACTCGATCGCCATCCTTGCGATCGGAACGGGTGCCGATATCGCCTTTGCCATGAGCTTGCAGACCCTACGCCGGTTCGCCGTGGTGATCGTCGGTCCGCTGATCGCCACCGGAGTGGCGCACATGCGGCACCGCCAGCGCCAGGGCCGCGGCAGGATGTGA
- the selA gene encoding L-seryl-tRNA(Sec) selenium transferase: MPSALSRLPPVHEILQSAQGQSCIDAHGHAASLACIRELLDEYRQRLLDGTADIESRESAAGQIAGAALERLDQRHAPAMKRVLNMTGTVLHTNLGRALYAPRAVEAAMRAMTGPLALEYDLDAGRRGQRDDAVQALVAEITGAEAACIVNNNASAILLVLAALAAGRETIVSRGELIEIGGSFRMPQIMESAGTRLREVGTTNRTHLRDYEGAIGPDTALLLKVHPSNYQVLGFTHETRCPELLPLARRHGLPLVDDLGSGTLVDLSRWGLPHERSAQDALAEGVDLVTFSGDKLLGGPQAGFIAGRRDLVERCAKHPLKRALRLDKVRLAALEATLALYRDPDRLAETLPTLRHLARRPNGMRAMAQAILPALAAALPADHAPEIAASQAQIGSGALPLQTLPSLALRIPAPGASAERIARALRHLPLPVIGRIAEGAVWLDLRCLDDPQPLVEQLPGLAALLAERTARELP; the protein is encoded by the coding sequence CGCACATGGCCATGCCGCAAGCCTGGCCTGCATCCGTGAATTGCTGGACGAATACCGCCAGCGGCTGCTGGACGGCACCGCGGATATCGAAAGCCGCGAAAGCGCCGCCGGGCAGATTGCCGGGGCCGCGCTGGAAAGGCTCGACCAGCGCCACGCGCCGGCGATGAAGCGCGTGCTCAACATGACCGGCACGGTGCTGCACACCAATCTCGGCCGTGCGCTCTATGCCCCGCGGGCGGTCGAGGCCGCCATGCGCGCCATGACCGGGCCGCTGGCGCTGGAATACGACCTCGACGCCGGCCGGCGCGGCCAGCGCGACGACGCGGTGCAGGCGCTGGTCGCCGAGATCACCGGCGCCGAGGCCGCCTGCATCGTCAACAACAACGCCTCGGCCATCCTCTTGGTGTTGGCGGCGCTGGCGGCGGGGCGCGAAACCATCGTTTCGCGCGGCGAGCTGATCGAGATCGGCGGCTCGTTCCGCATGCCGCAGATCATGGAAAGCGCCGGCACCCGCCTGCGCGAGGTCGGCACCACCAACCGCACCCATCTGCGCGACTACGAAGGCGCCATCGGCCCGGATACGGCGCTGCTGCTGAAAGTGCATCCCTCGAACTACCAGGTGCTGGGCTTTACGCATGAGACGCGCTGCCCGGAGCTGCTGCCGCTGGCGCGCAGGCATGGGTTGCCGCTGGTCGACGACCTGGGCTCGGGCACGCTGGTCGACCTGTCGCGCTGGGGCCTGCCGCATGAGCGCAGCGCGCAGGACGCGCTGGCCGAGGGCGTGGACCTGGTGACGTTTTCCGGCGACAAGCTGCTCGGGGGGCCGCAGGCGGGCTTCATCGCCGGGCGCCGCGATCTGGTGGAACGGTGCGCGAAACATCCGCTGAAACGCGCCCTGCGGCTCGACAAGGTGCGGCTGGCGGCGCTGGAGGCGACGCTGGCGCTTTACCGCGACCCCGACCGGCTGGCCGAGACCCTGCCCACGCTGCGCCACCTGGCCCGGCGGCCCAACGGGATGCGGGCCATGGCCCAGGCAATCCTGCCCGCGCTGGCCGCCGCCCTGCCGGCGGACCATGCGCCGGAAATCGCGGCCTCGCAGGCGCAGATCGGCTCGGGCGCGCTGCCGCTGCAGACGCTGCCGAGCCTTGCCTTGCGCATTCCGGCGCCGGGGGCCAGCGCCGAGCGGATCGCCCGGGCGCTGCGCCACCTGCCGCTGCCGGTGATCGGGCGGATCGCCGAGGGCGCGGTCTGGCTGGACCTGCGCTGCCTCGACGATCCGCAGCCGCTGGTCGAGCAACTGCCCGGCCTTGCCGCGCTGCTGGCCGAACGAACCGCCAGGGAACTGCCCTGA